CAAGCGCTCAATGACTACTTGTGCAATGGCATACTCCTTACTGTGAGATATTGATAGATGAATATAATCTTCGGTTGGATAAGAAACAACTGGTTTTCCAAAGTGATCATTACTAATTTCAATGTCCTGCCAACCGACTTGCTTACTAATCCCAGTCCCTACCGCCTTGACAAAAGCTTCCTTTGCCGCAAAACGCCCCGCCACAAATTCTATGCTTCTATGGTGAGGCAACCGTCGATAAGTCTCCTGTTCCCCTGGGGTTAAAATTCTCGAAACGAACCGTGGTTGTTGCTTTATTAACTTATCAATGCGTGCTAATTCTACGATATCTATACCTATCCCTGTAATCATCTGCTGTTCCTACCTCTTTAGTCATAATATTGTCCAACTCACATACATTTCAATAGTAACTTTTCAACACGTTAGCCTATTCATTATGCTAAAATGAGA
The nucleotide sequence above comes from Desertibacillus haloalkaliphilus. Encoded proteins:
- the acpS gene encoding holo-ACP synthase, with translation MITGIGIDIVELARIDKLIKQQPRFVSRILTPGEQETYRRLPHHRSIEFVAGRFAAKEAFVKAVGTGISKQVGWQDIEISNDHFGKPVVSYPTEDYIHLSISHSKEYAIAQVVIERLSS